From candidate division TA06 bacterium, a single genomic window includes:
- a CDS encoding HDIG domain-containing protein, whose protein sequence is MPMKPTARKSRTNATLKVFRKSLVRWHRSSLGFWIERAAMFLIVLAMVNVLYPAKPALQKVPKEGDIAREDVIAPFTFFIEKSHAELESEWKAVIEAVPTVLDFDSDRTSKIVSDFRSFLSKVSSIAKEGRPIRKAIDEINSLNPAMSAEGISGLIKNRDAKFDKAMTGVLKDVLDRGVIASREELALSGGSKVAVVKRGKEITRGVETILDSISATNLIKELATQLAGSGQLRMETFVEAVSSFIAPNIAINVKETHSRKEEAKLGVATTKGTVLKGEMIVRAHDVVTAEVAEKLRSLELNKGGMPIPSSMISSAAGRNILYCIVLGVLSAYLFLFKGVFFKNYSMLVLLSLLFTVAVALSAVILRLDAGSVYLVPIAITSILACVLLDAQIGVALTLALSVLFAVFTGLRVPVMLVALSGGLAAVYSVRSITRRYEFYRAVLFVSLANVLCILGLELFRLTPMAQILRASGFGVLNAFASTFVAIGLLPLCEHAFGVTTDIRLLELSDLNRPLLRELAMKAPGTFHHSIVVSNLAQAAAEAVGANSLLARVGSYYHDIGKMTRPDYFIENQTGKKNPHDELAPKMGSLIVMSHIKDGIELAKKAGLPKTIIDIVAQHHGTGLMVWFYDKGLAHYLDDGISDIHFRYPGPKPQSREAGIVMLADSTEARARSIESPTPNRFQGVVKEIIDDRLKEGQLDETDLTMRDLHKISERFLPVLIGIFHPRIGYPSVERDKNGNLRKRSSGKVRSETGGRKANR, encoded by the coding sequence ATGCCTATGAAACCTACAGCGAGAAAAAGCAGGACTAACGCGACCCTGAAGGTGTTCCGGAAGTCCCTGGTCAGGTGGCATCGTAGCAGTCTGGGCTTCTGGATTGAAAGAGCCGCCATGTTTCTGATAGTCCTGGCCATGGTCAACGTGCTCTATCCGGCCAAACCGGCCCTTCAGAAGGTTCCAAAGGAGGGAGACATAGCCAGGGAAGACGTGATTGCGCCTTTCACATTCTTCATTGAGAAATCGCACGCGGAGCTGGAAAGCGAATGGAAGGCAGTAATCGAAGCTGTTCCCACTGTTCTCGATTTTGACTCAGACAGGACAAGTAAGATAGTCTCTGACTTTAGGTCATTTCTCTCCAAGGTTTCTTCCATAGCAAAGGAGGGCAGGCCGATTCGAAAGGCTATTGATGAGATCAACTCGCTCAATCCTGCTATGTCGGCGGAGGGCATTTCAGGGCTGATCAAGAATAGAGATGCCAAATTCGACAAGGCAATGACAGGCGTCCTGAAGGATGTTTTGGACAGAGGTGTTATTGCCAGCAGGGAGGAACTGGCCCTCAGCGGTGGCAGCAAGGTGGCTGTGGTCAAACGTGGCAAGGAGATTACAAGGGGAGTCGAAACTATCCTAGATAGCATATCAGCCACCAATCTAATCAAAGAGCTTGCCACCCAACTTGCAGGTAGCGGTCAGCTAAGAATGGAGACATTTGTTGAGGCTGTATCCAGCTTCATTGCCCCCAATATTGCCATAAATGTGAAAGAGACTCACAGCAGGAAAGAAGAGGCAAAGCTTGGGGTTGCCACCACAAAGGGGACCGTCCTCAAAGGTGAAATGATAGTGAGGGCGCACGATGTAGTTACCGCCGAAGTTGCCGAAAAACTGAGATCCCTGGAGTTGAATAAAGGCGGGATGCCCATTCCTTCGAGCATGATTTCTTCTGCTGCAGGCCGCAACATCCTCTACTGCATAGTTCTTGGTGTACTGTCAGCATATCTGTTTCTCTTCAAGGGTGTATTCTTCAAAAACTACTCTATGCTCGTCCTGCTGTCGCTGCTCTTCACTGTTGCCGTGGCTCTCTCTGCAGTCATCCTCAGGCTTGACGCCGGATCCGTATATCTTGTTCCTATTGCTATTACTTCCATATTGGCTTGCGTGCTTCTGGATGCTCAGATTGGTGTGGCTCTGACGCTTGCGCTCTCCGTACTTTTTGCAGTGTTTACGGGATTGAGGGTGCCAGTGATGCTCGTAGCGCTGTCCGGCGGGCTGGCTGCTGTCTACAGCGTCAGGAGTATCACAAGAAGGTATGAGTTTTACAGAGCAGTGCTTTTCGTTTCACTGGCTAACGTCTTATGCATCCTTGGTCTCGAACTATTCCGACTGACGCCGATGGCACAGATTCTGAGAGCTTCCGGTTTTGGTGTACTGAACGCATTTGCCTCCACCTTTGTTGCTATTGGACTTCTTCCTCTATGCGAACATGCGTTCGGAGTTACCACGGACATAAGACTGCTTGAGCTGTCTGATCTCAATAGGCCGCTCCTCAGGGAGTTGGCCATGAAGGCCCCCGGAACGTTTCACCACAGCATCGTGGTGAGCAATCTTGCTCAGGCAGCAGCAGAAGCTGTGGGCGCCAATTCCCTGCTTGCGCGTGTTGGTTCTTACTATCATGACATAGGTAAAATGACAAGACCTGACTATTTCATTGAGAATCAGACTGGAAAGAAGAACCCCCATGATGAGCTGGCACCTAAGATGGGCAGTCTGATAGTAATGTCTCACATAAAAGATGGAATAGAGCTGGCGAAAAAGGCAGGCCTTCCAAAGACAATAATTGATATTGTGGCGCAGCATCACGGTACTGGGTTGATGGTCTGGTTCTATGATAAGGGATTGGCGCACTATTTAGATGATGGAATCAGTGACATTCACTTCAGATATCCTGGTCCAAAGCCCCAAAGCAGAGAGGCAGGCATAGTCATGCTTGCCGACTCGACGGAGGCCAGGGCGAGGTCGATAGAGTCTCCAACTCCGAACAGGTTCCAGGGAGTGGTAAAGGAAATAATAGATGACAGATTGAAAGAAGGTCAGCTTGATGAGACTGATCTGACCATGAGGGACCTGCACAAGATTTCTGAAAGGTTCCTTCCTGTTCTCATAGGTATTTTCCATCCAAGAATCGGATACCCTTCGGTTGAGCGGGATAAGAATGGAAATCTACGTAAAAGGTCTTCCGGAAAGGTGCGGAGTGAAACCGGGGGACGTAAAGCAAATCGCTAG
- a CDS encoding LysM peptidoglycan-binding domain-containing protein: MRSIITALVAIALLGVPVGLLAQGDISREEAQEMIEGYKQKLKDCKDRASDLEGDVRDLEGTLKNLDTKIGALEREIADLKGMRASTYIVKNGDWLAKLAEYPEIYGHGNYAWWPRIYRANKDKIKDPNLIYPGQVLFIPRTVSGKD, translated from the coding sequence ATGAGGTCGATTATTACTGCCCTTGTGGCGATCGCTCTCCTCGGCGTTCCGGTTGGGCTGTTGGCCCAGGGGGACATTAGCAGGGAAGAGGCCCAGGAGATGATTGAGGGCTACAAGCAGAAGCTAAAGGACTGCAAAGATAGAGCTTCCGACCTTGAGGGTGATGTACGGGACCTGGAGGGGACCCTCAAGAATCTCGATACGAAGATAGGGGCACTAGAGAGGGAAATCGCGGACCTGAAGGGCATGAGAGCTTCCACCTACATTGTGAAGAATGGCGACTGGCTGGCGAAGCTGGCTGAGTATCCTGAAATCTACGGTCATGGCAACTATGCGTGGTGGCCCAGAATCTATAGGGCCAACAAGGACAAGATAAAGGACCCGAATTTGATTTATCCTGGCCAGGTATTGTTCATTCCACGGACTGTCAGCGGGAAAGACTAG
- the ybeY gene encoding rRNA maturation RNase YbeY has translation MEIYVKGLPERCGVKPGDVKQIARHVLTKEEVDCELAVIFVDDAAMSALNHQYTKREGTTDVLAFSAREGKDSEYSGHVLGDVFISLDRAREQAKELGHSFRRELLFLVLHGLLHLLGYDHKSMPKKIERLEKELAILPIRNKSRSRRKM, from the coding sequence ATGGAAATCTACGTAAAAGGTCTTCCGGAAAGGTGCGGAGTGAAACCGGGGGACGTAAAGCAAATCGCTAGACACGTTCTGACAAAAGAGGAAGTAGATTGTGAGCTGGCTGTCATCTTTGTTGATGATGCAGCCATGTCCGCCCTGAATCACCAATACACAAAAAGAGAAGGTACAACAGACGTACTTGCCTTTTCCGCGCGGGAGGGGAAAGACTCTGAGTACTCTGGCCACGTACTAGGGGATGTATTCATCTCCTTGGACAGAGCGCGAGAGCAGGCCAAAGAGCTCGGACACTCCTTTAGAAGGGAGCTCCTTTTCCTGGTCCTCCACGGGCTTCTCCATCTCCTTGGATATGATCACAAATCCATGCCCAAGAAAATAGAACGTCTGGAAAAAGAACTGGCTATTCTACCTATTAGAAACAAATCACGCTCCAGACGTAAGATGTAA
- a CDS encoding HlyC/CorC family transporter yields MRSAILLHLAGILVLLVLSAFFSGSEAAIFSLSPLRVRRLVSERVRFSGHLSRLLSNPQRTLISIVLGNTLANVGTSFFAALLAFRVAKLIGVGETAGAAVGIGVTTFLLLVFGEISPKWYSLERAERVSLRTAPILNLVSTIFLPVSYILELFIRFGQFGMNRRSLVTMDEIKAMLELGRKTKTLRDFEQEIIGNVFDFSDTVVRETMTPRTEMFSISKDLSVSEARDLARTKRHSRMPVYDDNLDDIVGILYLKDILTARVSERDSVLNLLKPAYFVPETMRIGGLLEEFQRRRMHFAMVVDEHGGTVGLVTLDDVLKEIVGDITEESRTGERPEIVVINEKELVADGYVSLNDLKKRTGLDLPVQEFDTLSGLIYDLAGRIPVEGESFEYRGATYTIQEIQGTRISRVRIVKAG; encoded by the coding sequence TTGAGGAGCGCGATTCTCCTCCACCTTGCGGGTATTCTTGTATTGCTTGTTCTTTCTGCCTTTTTCTCGGGCTCTGAAGCAGCCATCTTTTCACTTTCCCCTCTGCGAGTGAGAAGGTTAGTTTCTGAGAGGGTAAGATTCTCTGGTCATCTCTCGCGGTTGCTTTCAAATCCCCAGAGAACCCTCATCAGTATAGTTCTTGGTAATACGCTGGCCAACGTGGGTACAAGCTTTTTTGCCGCGCTCCTGGCCTTCAGGGTGGCAAAACTGATTGGAGTTGGTGAAACCGCGGGCGCAGCCGTGGGCATAGGTGTTACGACATTCCTCCTTCTCGTCTTCGGAGAGATCAGTCCTAAGTGGTATAGCCTGGAGAGGGCAGAGAGGGTTTCACTGAGAACTGCGCCAATACTCAATCTTGTTTCCACAATCTTTCTTCCTGTATCCTACATTTTGGAACTCTTCATCCGCTTCGGGCAGTTCGGTATGAACAGAAGAAGCCTGGTAACCATGGATGAAATAAAAGCGATGCTTGAGCTGGGCAGGAAGACCAAGACTCTAAGAGATTTTGAACAGGAGATAATAGGAAATGTCTTTGATTTTTCTGACACTGTTGTCAGAGAGACAATGACCCCTAGAACTGAAATGTTCTCCATCTCAAAAGATCTGTCCGTTTCCGAGGCGAGAGATCTGGCCAGGACAAAGCGCCATTCTAGAATGCCGGTCTACGATGACAATCTTGACGACATTGTGGGTATTCTTTACTTAAAAGACATTCTGACTGCCAGAGTGTCAGAGAGAGACTCGGTGCTCAATCTTCTCAAGCCAGCGTATTTTGTGCCCGAGACGATGAGAATAGGAGGACTCCTGGAGGAATTTCAGAGGCGGCGGATGCACTTTGCCATGGTAGTGGATGAGCATGGTGGGACGGTTGGCCTGGTCACCTTAGACGATGTCTTGAAGGAGATTGTCGGTGACATTACAGAAGAGTCACGTACCGGGGAAAGGCCTGAGATTGTTGTTATCAATGAGAAAGAACTGGTGGCAGATGGATATGTCAGCCTTAACGACCTGAAGAAAAGGACCGGCCTGGACCTGCCTGTTCAGGAGTTCGACACGCTTTCAGGCCTAATTTACGATCTTGCTGGAAGAATTCCCGTCGAAGGAGAGAGTTTTGAGTATCGGGGAGCGACCTACACCATTCAGGAAATCCAGGGGACCAGGATATCCAGGGTGAGGATAGTAAAGGCAGGATGA
- a CDS encoding PhoH family protein, with amino-acid sequence MSKRTIEIEGIDWLDLLGEKDANLRLIEDSFESKISVRGEKITITGPADDVKLVDRLFRHLVSKVESGTAVGDLDVRYAIDIIRDEGELKEEHKGSSALISTPRGAIRAKTKGQEVYVEAIHKYDMVVSIGPAGTGKTYLAVAKAVSELNRRSVDRIILCRPAVEAGESLGFLPGDFREKIDPYLRPLYDALREMIPPERMRRLMENGTIEIAPLAYMRGRTLNDSFVILDEAQNTTSMQMKMFLTRLGFKSKAVITGDITQIDLQDGTQSGLVEIIEILKNISGIKFVRLSGKDVVRHRLVCDIIDAYETYSEKKQD; translated from the coding sequence TTGAGCAAAAGAACCATAGAGATTGAAGGAATAGACTGGCTTGATCTTCTGGGTGAGAAGGACGCCAATCTCAGGCTAATAGAAGACAGCTTTGAGAGCAAGATAAGTGTCCGGGGAGAGAAGATCACAATCACGGGGCCGGCCGATGATGTGAAACTTGTTGACAGGCTATTCAGGCACCTCGTATCAAAGGTGGAGAGTGGGACCGCGGTAGGCGACTTGGATGTGAGGTATGCCATAGACATCATCAGGGATGAAGGAGAGTTGAAGGAAGAGCATAAGGGGTCCTCAGCACTAATAAGTACTCCCAGAGGCGCGATAAGGGCCAAGACAAAGGGGCAAGAGGTCTATGTGGAGGCCATCCACAAGTACGATATGGTCGTGAGCATAGGTCCGGCCGGCACAGGGAAGACATATCTGGCTGTTGCCAAGGCAGTATCTGAGCTAAACCGGAGAAGTGTGGACAGAATCATACTCTGCCGGCCAGCAGTCGAAGCTGGCGAAAGCCTGGGGTTCCTCCCTGGTGATTTCAGAGAGAAGATCGACCCCTATCTGAGACCTCTCTATGACGCGCTAAGGGAGATGATACCTCCAGAGAGGATGCGCAGGTTGATGGAGAACGGAACGATTGAAATCGCGCCCCTTGCCTACATGAGAGGGAGGACCCTGAACGATTCTTTTGTCATTCTGGACGAGGCTCAGAATACGACGAGCATGCAGATGAAAATGTTTTTGACGAGACTTGGCTTCAAGTCAAAGGCTGTGATAACAGGGGATATTACGCAGATAGACCTTCAAGATGGGACCCAGTCAGGTCTTGTAGAGATAATAGAAATACTGAAGAACATAAGCGGTATAAAGTTCGTAAGACTGTCCGGCAAAGATGTAGTGCGCCACAGGCTCGTTTGTGATATAATAGATGCCTATGAAACCTACAGCGAGAAAAAGCAGGACTAA